A single genomic interval of Coccidioides posadasii str. Silveira chromosome 1, complete sequence harbors:
- a CDS encoding uncharacterized protein (SECRETED:SignalP(1-21)~EggNog:ENOG410PIXI~COG:O~TransMembrane:1 (n4-16c21/22o482-499i)~MEROPS:MER0003669~BUSCO:10956at33183): MRGIIFWSLASATTLLYTVQALELVKRSSPAVVGFELERKKIVNPIEYDKRRRRRQSDSQVVNQVLDNEKTLYFCNITLGTPPQNLRMHIDTGSSDLWVNTPSSEICSDRRRLCEVGGTYDPRRSSSYRRINDDFNITYADGSGAAGDYVSDTLRFSDVTLRDFQFAVGYTSSSREGVLGIGYASNEVQVVLNRQRPYANLPQALLDGDFIKSNAYSIWLNDLGASRGEILFGGVNAAKFEGTLKTVPVVGVRRSRRDLAVALTGLSVRTGAGEQRFPSGNFPFSVVLDTGSSLTYLPDVITNEIFDAVSAVWDPNFGAAYVPCELANYDAQFVFTFSEPSISVSMDEMVISPGTSPTGETLRFRDGTEACIFGIAPAQVNIAILGDTFLRSAYVVYDLENNEISLAQTRFNVTNNEILEIESGTNGVPRATGVRDPVSSADITPSATLATTLTPISTLTPTMDGQPVSSTAGAAPTLKPEYPLGVIAGLAGAGMIFAAM, encoded by the exons ATGCGTGgcattattttctggtcGCTGGCTTCAGCGACGACATTACTATACACGGTTCAAGCACTCGAACTAGTCAAAAGATCATCACCGGCCGTCGTCGGCTTTGAGCTCGAGCGTAAAAAGATCGTGAACCCAATTGAATATGACAAACGGAGGAGACGACGACAGAGCGATTCGCAGGTGGTAAACCAGGTTCTGGACAACGAG AAAACACTTTACTTCTGCAACATTACACTGGGGACCCCGCCGCAAAATCTGCGGATGCACATTGATACCGGCAGCAGTGACCTTTGGGTGAACACCCCGAGCTCAGAAATCTGCAGCGATCGCCGGCGGCTTTGTGAGGTCGGCGGCACGTATGATCCCAGGAGATCATCATCATACAGACGCATCAACGATGACTTCAACATCACTTATGCTGACGGCTCCGGAGCGGCTGGCGACTATGTGTCGGATACACTGCGCTTCTCGGACGTCACTCTGAGAGACTTCCAATTCGCCGTCGGGTACACCTCATCATCTCGAG AGGGTGTGTTGGGAATTGGGTACGCGTCAAATGAGGTGCAAGTTGTTCTAAACAGACAAAGGCCGTATGCCAATCTGCCACAAGCTTTGTTGGACGGCGACTTCATCAAGTCCAATGCATACAGCATCTGGCTGAATGACCTAGGCGCTAGCAGGGGAGAGATTCTCTTTGGCGGGGTTAACGCAGCCAAATTTGAAGGCACTCTGAAGACCGTCCCCGTCGTGGGTGTTCGCAGGAGCCGTAGGGACCTTGCTGTAGCCCTGACTGGTCTTAGTGTTAGAACCGGTGCAGGGGAGCAGCGATTCCCAAGCGGAAATTTCCCCTTCAGTGTCGTCTTGGACACGGGCAGCAGTCTCACCTATCTCCCAGATGTGATTACCAATGAAATATTTGACGCTGTTTCTGCCGTCTGGGATCCTAACTTCGGAGCGGCGTATGTACCCTGTGAACTTGCCAACTACGACGCTCAATTTGTCTTCACTTTTTCGGAGCCAAGCATCTCCGTGAGCATGGATGAGATGGTCATCAGCCCCGGCACCAGCCCCACCGGCGAGACCCTCCGGTTCAGAGACGGCACTGAAGCTTGCATCTTTGGAATTGCCCCAGCACAGGTCAACATAGCTATTCTCGGCGATACCTTCCTTCGGAGCGCCTACGTTGTCTATGATCTTGAGAACAACGAAATATCTCTCGCCCAGACTCGTTTCAACGTCACCAACAATGAAATACTTGAGATTGAATCGGGAACAAACGGCGTTCCTAGGGCGACTGGAGTAAGGGATCCCGTGTCCAGTGCTGACATTACCCCTTCTGCCACTCTTGCAACTACCCTAACTCCAATTTCAACTTTGACTCCAACTATGGATGGCCAACCAGTGAGTTCCACTGCCGGAGCGGCTCCGACATTGAAACCTGAATATCCCCTAGGGGTGATTGCAGGTCTTGCGGGCGCTGGAATGATTTTTGCTGCCATGTAA
- a CDS encoding uncharacterized protein (EggNog:ENOG410PIEH~TransMembrane:7 (o20-43i55-79o99-125i137-159o179-204i216-236o248-269i)), which translates to MAGEDKPVLGTSIPRETTLILVWVFFAICTMLLICRFAIRLWLHRQLFWDDIFAAIGYVLLLGHDVVATMVTPAIYMMIGTYTGGPKPPDFLDQVTYLVKLMFTANILFILCLYSVKASLLALLWRLVKNLTTFRRGWWAITVITAIGALATIILAPISCSDLRAFGCTSPKDIERDLITVRFTAASDILTDLLIMSLPVAFILTSYLPTPQKIGLIGLFALGFTVIAMSILRIVVNDNKSKHPPPAWLLFWSAMESTVAVMVSCFASFKSLFTLRKRPSAYLNDTSYLQSKSKSGRSEARNSIALRSRNRFERSPGATKADMNTVVISSEGEPNKWSDDGSREEILQRTEVEVRYESASIPGQSTVPVAPQP; encoded by the exons ATGGCTGGCGAAGACAAGCCGGTGCTGGGGACTTCCATTCCCCGCGAGACGACGCTG ATACTCGTTTGGGTCTTCTTTGCGATATGTACGATGCTACTCATCTGTCGGTTCGCGATTCGATTATGGCTGCATAGGCAACTCTTCTGGGACGACATCTTCGCAGCAATTGGTTATGTGTTGCTTCTCGGCCACGATGTAGTGGCCACGATGGTCACGCCGGCAATTTACATGATGATTGGAACATATACAGGAGGCCCCAAACCACCGGACTTCCTAGACCAAGTTACCTACCTGGTTAAGTTGATGTTTACGGCCAACATCCTCTTcattctctgtttgtattcgGTCAAAGCAAGCCTGCTGGCCTTGCTTTGGAGACTTGTCAAGAATCTCACCACATTCCGTCGTGGATGGTGGGCGATTACCGTAATCACGGCTATCGGGGCGCTTGCCACCATCATTCTGGCCCCTATTTCGTGCTCGGATTTGAGGGCTT TCGGATGCACTTCGCCGAAAGACATCGAACGAGACCTCATCACAGTGAGATTCACTGCCGCGTCAGATATTCTAACAGATCTTTTAA TCATGTCCCTCCCGGTCGCGTTCATTCTCACTTCTTACCTTCCCACACCTCAAAAAATCGGTCTTATCGGACTCTTTGCGCTCGGATTCACAGTCATTGCCATGTCGATTCTCCGCATCGTTGTGAATGATAATAAATCCAAGCATCCCCCGCCTGCGTGGCTCCTCTTCTGGAGCGCAATGGAAAGCACGGTCGCCGTTATGGTATCATGTTTTGCCTCCTTCAAATCGCTCTTCACACTTCGCAAACGGCCCTCAGCATACCTCAACGACACATCGTATCTCCAGTCGAAGAGTAAATCGGGTCGGAGCGAAGCTAGGAATAGTATTGCGTTACGATCTCGCAACCGATTCGAGCGATCTCCCGGGGCTACGAAGGCGGATATGAACACCGTTGTGATATCGAGCGAGGGAGAGCCCAATAAGTGGAGTGACGACGGTTCGAGAGAGGAGATATTGCAGAGAACCGAAGTCGAAGTGAGGTACGAGTCGGCATCTATCCCCGGGCAGTCCACAGTACCGGTAGCCCCGCAGCCATAA